One window of Pirellulales bacterium genomic DNA carries:
- the aceE gene encoding pyruvate dehydrogenase (acetyl-transferring), homodimeric type — MAQAEIVPVGNDFDPAETSEWIESLQYVLETKGPERARFLLSVLDELASRNGIELPFAINTPYINTIPADQQPAYPGHREIERRIKSIVRWNAMAMVSRANHLPYGLGGHISTYASAATLYEVAFNHFFRGKGEDYSGDIIFFQGHAAPGMYARAYLEGRLTEQHLINFRQELAEGGGLSSYPHPWLMPGFWEFPTVSMGLGPIMAIYQARFAKYLSDRGIKDTSGRTVWAFLGDGECDEPESLGAITLAAREKLDNLIFVINCNLQRLDGPVRGNGKIIQELEGAFRGAGWNVIKVVWGDDWDTLLDKDKTGLLVQRMGEVVDGEYQKYTVMPGSYIRENFFGKYPELLDLVSHLSDEKLRTLRRGGHDPEKVYTAYKAAMETTGRPTVILAKTIKGYGLGEAGEGRNITHQQKKLNEDEYREFRSRFGIPISDQDVAEAPFYRPAEDSHEMQYLRERRNELGGFVPARITKANPQKMPRIDEFPDSITSSGEREVSTTMAFVKHFGRLLKHKEIGKYIVPIVPDESRTFGMDPLFRQCGIYAHTGQLYEPVDSEQFLYYREAKDGQILEEGITEAGSMSSFIAAGTAHTTHGINMIPFFIYYSMFGFQRIGDLIWAAADARCRGFLLGGTAGRTTLNGEGLQHEDGHSHLFSTAYPTVHSYDPGYAYETAVIVMDGLRRMYEACEDCMYYITLYNENYPMPAMPDGVTEGIVKGMYKLSVVDVDKKQPRVQLFGSGPILREALRAQAILAEKYKVSSNVWSVTSYTELRREAQAAAHWNGLHPKEPPRRSYLEDVLAKEEGPFIASSDYVRAVAEQISHWVPGGLFALGTDGLGRSDTRERLRRHFEVDAEFITLSALTKLAEQGKFDRGKLPKAITNLGIDAEKADPLFA; from the coding sequence ATGGCCCAAGCCGAAATTGTTCCGGTAGGCAACGACTTCGATCCGGCGGAAACGTCGGAGTGGATCGAATCGCTTCAATATGTGCTGGAGACCAAAGGGCCGGAACGGGCCAGATTTCTGCTCTCGGTCCTCGACGAGCTGGCCAGCCGGAACGGCATCGAACTGCCGTTTGCCATCAACACGCCGTACATCAACACCATTCCGGCCGACCAGCAACCGGCCTACCCCGGCCATCGCGAGATCGAGCGGCGCATCAAGAGCATCGTCCGCTGGAACGCCATGGCGATGGTCTCGCGGGCCAACCACCTTCCCTACGGCCTGGGCGGGCACATCTCCACCTACGCCTCGGCCGCCACGCTTTATGAAGTGGCCTTCAACCATTTTTTCCGCGGCAAGGGCGAAGACTATTCGGGCGACATCATCTTCTTTCAGGGGCACGCCGCTCCGGGCATGTATGCCCGTGCCTACCTGGAGGGCCGGCTCACCGAGCAGCATCTCATCAACTTCCGCCAGGAGCTGGCCGAAGGCGGCGGCTTGTCAAGTTATCCGCATCCCTGGCTGATGCCCGGCTTTTGGGAATTCCCCACGGTCTCGATGGGCCTGGGGCCGATTATGGCCATCTATCAGGCCCGCTTCGCCAAGTATCTCAGCGACCGCGGCATCAAAGACACCAGCGGCCGGACGGTATGGGCGTTTTTGGGCGACGGCGAGTGCGACGAGCCGGAATCGCTGGGCGCCATCACGCTGGCCGCGCGGGAGAAGCTCGACAATCTGATCTTCGTCATCAACTGCAACCTGCAGCGGCTCGATGGGCCGGTGCGCGGCAACGGCAAGATCATTCAGGAACTGGAAGGGGCCTTCCGCGGCGCCGGTTGGAACGTCATCAAGGTCGTCTGGGGCGACGACTGGGACACGCTGCTCGACAAAGACAAAACCGGCCTGCTCGTGCAGCGGATGGGCGAAGTCGTGGATGGCGAATACCAAAAGTATACGGTCATGCCGGGCAGCTACATCCGTGAGAACTTCTTTGGCAAGTATCCTGAGTTGCTCGATCTGGTCAGCCATTTGTCGGACGAAAAGCTCCGCACTCTGCGGCGCGGCGGACACGACCCGGAAAAGGTCTATACCGCTTATAAGGCCGCGATGGAGACGACGGGCAGGCCGACGGTCATCCTGGCCAAGACCATCAAGGGCTATGGCCTGGGCGAGGCGGGCGAAGGCCGCAACATCACCCATCAGCAAAAGAAGCTGAACGAAGACGAGTATCGCGAGTTCCGCAGCCGGTTCGGCATTCCGATCTCCGATCAGGACGTCGCCGAGGCCCCATTCTATCGGCCGGCCGAAGACAGTCATGAGATGCAGTATCTGCGGGAGCGCCGCAACGAGCTGGGCGGCTTCGTGCCGGCCCGCATCACCAAAGCCAACCCGCAAAAAATGCCGCGGATCGACGAGTTCCCCGACTCGATCACTTCCAGCGGCGAGCGAGAAGTCTCGACCACGATGGCCTTCGTCAAGCACTTCGGCCGCCTGCTGAAGCACAAGGAGATCGGCAAATACATCGTGCCGATCGTGCCCGACGAGTCGCGCACCTTCGGCATGGATCCGCTCTTCCGGCAGTGCGGCATCTACGCCCACACCGGCCAGCTCTACGAGCCGGTCGACAGCGAGCAGTTTCTGTATTATCGCGAGGCCAAAGACGGGCAGATTCTCGAAGAGGGAATCACCGAGGCGGGATCGATGTCGTCGTTCATCGCGGCGGGCACCGCGCATACGACGCACGGCATCAACATGATTCCGTTTTTCATTTACTACTCGATGTTCGGCTTCCAGCGGATCGGCGACCTGATTTGGGCCGCCGCCGACGCTCGCTGCCGCGGCTTTTTGTTGGGCGGCACGGCGGGCCGCACCACGCTCAACGGCGAGGGCCTGCAGCACGAGGACGGCCACAGCCATCTGTTCTCGACGGCCTATCCGACCGTCCACTCTTACGACCCCGGTTATGCCTACGAGACGGCCGTGATCGTCATGGACGGGCTGCGGCGGATGTATGAAGCGTGCGAAGATTGCATGTACTACATCACGCTCTATAACGAGAACTATCCGATGCCGGCCATGCCCGACGGGGTGACCGAGGGGATCGTCAAGGGCATGTACAAGCTGTCGGTGGTCGACGTCGACAAGAAGCAGCCGCGGGTGCAACTGTTTGGCAGCGGCCCGATTTTGCGCGAGGCGTTGCGTGCCCAGGCGATTCTGGCCGAAAAGTACAAAGTTTCCAGCAACGTCTGGAGCGTGACGAGCTATACCGAGCTGCGCCGCGAGGCGCAGGCGGCCGCACACTGGAATGGGTTGCACCCCAAGGAGCCGCCGCGCCGCTCGTATCTCGAAGACGTCTTGGCCAAGGAAGAGGGGCCGTTCATCGCCAGCTCCGATTATGTGCGGGCGGTGGCCGAACAGATTTCGCATTGGGTTCCGGGCGGGCTGTTTGCCTTGGGCACCGACGGCCTGGGCCGCAGCGACACGCGCGAGCGGCTGCGGCGGCATTTCGAGGTCGACGCCGAGTTTATCACCCTGTCCGCCTTGACCAAATTGGCCGAACAAGGCAAATTCGACCGCGGCAAGCTGCCCAAGGCGATCACCAACTTGGGGATCGACGCGGAGAAGGCCGATCCGCTGTTTGCGTAA